ATTAAGAGACGACACAGACGGAAGACTGGTCAAGGTATGGTTTGGGTCTTTATTCACTGACCTCACGTTGTTGAACTCCACATCAGTAGCGGCACGTGATCTGCCTGATGTTCTTGGGATAGTCCCAAGGGTGCTAACATCATCGTAATCCTCTGATATTGAAGACTCGGCTATACTGCTCGTGGTGTCATTAAGATTGTACATTCTCCGGCCTTCTTCCGAATTATGAGGATTGGTGGCCTGAGAGTGAGGAGTATGGTGAAACATGCCAGACATCCGTCGGAAACTGTACATATGTCGAGACTTTTGGGAATCTCGAGATGCAGACGAGCCGACACTGTCAGAACAAGCTCTGCGGTAGGAGTTCATTGGTTATAATGGAAACGAAATACTACtagcagagaaagaaagctgCAGAACAAAGAAGGGAAGAACAAAAATAATTCAGGTTTTATCGCACCCTTTTTTGTAGTCGTCCTCTTTAATTTTTGGGGGCCGTTTAATGCTTAAAGTTCCTTCTTTGTTGAAACTTATCTTCTTGTTTTCACTATTATATTGATGCCTTCTCCGATATTGCTTCACGAAGATTATATCTCCGAGCCTAACTACGAGGCCGGTGACAGTGAATCGGCACATCTTTCTGAACCCACtataaaaagaaaaacgTCAAGAATATCTATAGTGGCACATGGTTTGATTCCGGTTGACCTTCTTACAAAAGCCAGTCCCACAGCAAGCATTAACATGGATAATGTTCAAGATGTCGCATTTTCAAACCGAGAATCATCTGAAAGTATGGCCAGCAGATCTGCCAATTCGTCTTCATTAAGTGCATCTGTGACCCCGCATATTCGGCTTCACGATGAGGCTGATGGCAATGAAATCAATACTATGAGTCTCGATAAGAGTACTGATGGCCCGGACAGCTTTCTTAGTAATGGTAGTCTTAGTCGTGTCCTTTCTCCACTGGTAAATGATACTCGTTCGAACTACAATATGGCTGCTCCCAGCATATTCAGTGAAGGAATTGATAGCAGAGACGGCAGTGCCAATGTATTAGATCAGTCATCGTTAGCCGACTTAGGCTTTAAGATTGAGAACACTGACACTAGcagtgatgaagaattgttcttttccaGACGAAAGCActttttcattctctccTGCGCTGGTAAACCAATATATTCTATGCACGGATCTGAAGACATCATTACTGTGTATGCAGGCCTCATTCAGACGATTATTTCATTCTTTGAGTATGGATCTGATGGTTTCTCTGAAACTTTGAAGTCTGTAGTTGCTGATGGTCCTCAAAAAGGCCAGCAGATcagatttcttttcctcaaTAAATCTCCTATCCTACTCATGGCATGTTCCACTCTGGGTGAATCTGATACTCAGCTTAATCAGCAGTTGGACTTTCTCTACAATTTTCTACTCGCCACTTTAAGCAAGCCGCATATTGATAAAGTGTTTCAGAGACGAGAGAATTTTGATCTTCGAAATGTTCTTGGAAAGACCGACATTGCTTGCCTCGACGCAATATGCAATGATCTAGCAAACTTCAACAATTCAGGGTTGATACTGGGAGGATTGGAATGTCTTCGATTACATAAGACCACTAGAAATAAGATCGATGATATTCTACTCAAGAACAAAACGGAAAGCTTACTTTATGGCCTGCTTGTAGCCCCTGGAGGCAGGTTGGTGAGCGTCTTGAGACCCAAAAGACATACTCTTCACACATCAGACATGCAACTTTTATTCTCCATGATATTCAATACAAATACGTTTAAAAGTTCAGTTAGTGGAATTGATAGGACTGATGATGGAATTAGCAACGGGAACAGTACCGAAAACCTGACATTATCGCACAATGAAGATTTTTGGGTCCCTGTGTGCCTTCCAAAGTTCAATCCCAATGGATTTTTGTATGCGTTCATTCAGTTCGTggaattgaaagatgaaaggCTTATGAAGTTGCATGATTTGAATCTAGGGATACttgatgaagctgaagagCAAGATGTGCCTACTCAGTTGACGATTATTATGATAAGTGCATCCAAAGAGACATTTTTTGAAATGCGCAAAGCTTCTAATATTATTGTGCAAGACTTGAAACTGAGTCGAGCGGTTTACAGAGAACTTTATAAATCTATTGTGGGAACCCAGGGCGCAGATGGTAGTACTGGGTTACCCAGCGGTAGGGTTTCGCCGATTGATATTCCTGCTCCCTTGGTTAAGCACTTTGTGTTCAAGAGTAAAAGATACACGCAATATGTTTATTCAAGACTTCAAGGAAATaaggaggagttgaaattAGAGGATAATAAACAACTAAAGGGGCAGTTAATGATGATATATGCATATTTGCAATCAAAGCGTTCTAGCAGTGTTAGAATAGGAGGAGCCAACATTGGTTTGAATGACGATGCCCAGGAGGATTCGGCTATAGATTTCCTGAGAGAGAATTATATGGATATGATTAAATGGAAAGCTGGTACGGACTTTCTCACTGGTATTCTCATAACGACCCCTGCTTATGAGGTATTTTTAATCAACAATGGAGGCATTGTTAACAAAAAGATCATAGTTGATTCATGCAAGAGAATCATTCGGTGGTGTCGGCGAAATGAGGGAAGATTGTTCATTAAGAGTGGCGCGGTCTTCTAGGTAACTTTACTAAATATAAAAGATAGATCTATAAAGTATTTGTGAGTGTTGATCTGATGTGAGAGTAAGTGTAGCTCTGAACCAAACCTTTAAAGTGGGAAAAGGCACTGATAACCACCAAAACATGGAAAAACTGGTGTGAATGaccaaagatatcaaattTTCCAGGACTGAACCTCTCCGGAATACGTAAAGCATATAATAATGCACCTGATATGTAGCCCACACCTTCCATCAAGACATACCAAAAGCCACAACGTCTAACGGCTTCCTGAAATTCGAATCTGGCAAATCCATAGCCGATGGGACAAAGAGCAGAAAGACCAAATGCCACAAATATGGCAGCTCTATATGGTCTCCATTCAGCAGATTTGAACTTAGGATTCCAAGTGGTGATCATCGAGATGGTTCCTAGGACAGTGGTGAGAGttaaaaagaagaatctagCGTAGGGTAAATCAGAGTATCCATAATATATGATACCAACCATGGAAGTGGTAATCAAGACGACAATACCAGCGTAATCAAAATTATTTCCAATACAAGACACTTTGTAGGAGTGGACCTTAATGGTATGGAACAAAGCGGAGCACGAGAGACAGGTAatgaatccaaagaaaaaaaaatgaaagatGACAGTATCtgtgaaagaagagtccTCAAAGATAGGAATATCGATGATAAAGTGTGGAATGCTCTTTATGAAGTTGGTATTTGAGCCGGATATGAATGGCACTATGAAGCTAAGGCAAGCTGGTAGTATAGAACCAGGAATTAGATGGGTGAATACGTTGACCCACTCATTGTTGAAATAAAAGAGCGATTGGAAGCATTTCTTGTAGCTATTGGTCTCTCTGACGTAACCTGTTCGAATGAAATTATTATCCCTTTGCCATTCAGGGATCTCATCCCAGGTATAGAGAAGCTTATGAGGAAGAAGGGGTGAATATGAGGACAGTTTGTGATGTTTTGGTCTGTATTGGGCCTCGGTTTCCGAGAGGGtagctgaagaagatgctgaGGACATATAAGAGGAGATACAATTAAGAAAACAAAGTGAATGATGGCGAAGGGTACATTCGtatctatatatatatatatgtgtTACGCCGGTGTAATAGAGGATTTTGGGGATCTATAAAATTATCCCGAAGAAAATAATGCTGTAGACAAGTTTGGAAATCCCCAACCAGATGGTTCAGATTGGGTATCACGTCTACTTAGAGAGAAAATACAAGAAGCTAGCTATTCACAGCTTGTGAAAGCTGATATGCCCAACAAAAAGAAGCCAAGACATGCGTAGTCGATCGACTCCAATTAACGTCTGCTTTTATATACTTCTATTTTCGTTTTCTGTACGAACCCtcactctcttttctattaACTGGTTTCTGTTTGCTGTTGGAGACATTGCAACGCGTTCGGGACATACTATTATTGATGCGGTCATCACAAGAGTCACGATTGTTATCTTTACTCAACTCTCCAGATAACAGAAACAAGTGTGCTGAATGTGGGTCTAGCTATCCTACATGGGCGTCGTGCAACTTGGGTGTGTTTCTATGTGGAAAATGTGCTTCTGCCCACCGAACCTTAGGAGATGATGTATCGGTGGTCAAATCATTAACTATGGATGAATGGAGCTCTACTGAGTTGGAGTTCATGGAATCCATGggaaacagaagaaaccaTAAAATATGGAACAATAGGAACGAGCCATTTCCATACGACGATATGGATAAGGATGCTGTGATCATGTTCCTCAGAAACAAGTATGTTTTGGGTGATTTTAGGACAACTCCAATTGGTGAAGACGACTACCACCTGGAAGTATTGGATGGTTCGGGAAGGGGTAGACATCGTGGGGGTAGGAGTAGTCGCAATCGGTACGACCGATATGGAGACGACTATAGCGATACCCGGAATGACAACTCTAGCCATTACTCTCTTCCCAGCTTATATTCAAGAAGTAGTAGATCTTCTCGTGATATTGAATTAAAACTACGCCATAGATCTTCGACACGAGAGGAAAAAACGCGGTATGCAGATGTAGCaaggaaaatgaagttTGATATGGGTTTTGAGGATTTGGAACTAAATATAGAGGCCCTTTGTCTTACCCGTGGGAATATAGAGCAGGCTGCTGACTTGGTCAGAAAGGATAATGTCACTCATATAAGTTCAGAAACTCCTCCTCCACTTCCTAAGAGAAGAGATACTGTGACTAACAGTGCTCCTGTTTCTGGGTCTACTACCACAGAGTCCAAGTCTGGCAATGACTCGACATACAACTGGTTAGATTCTGATACTACGGCCAAACCTGCAACTGCTCCAGCTACGATGCTTCAGTCTTCTGCTGCGAGTAACCAGATTTATCAGTATGTCGATCCGAACACAGGTCAATACTATTATCTTGATAGTAATGGACAGCAATATGTCGATCCTaatcaacagcagcaattACAAATGCAGCAAACTGCTGCCGTTCTGTCACCGTATATTAATGTCCAACAGACAATGACGGGGCAGGCTATACGACCAATGATGGGTCAGTCAACCATGAGCCAACCAATGATGAATCAGCCAATGATGGGTCAGCCAACCATGGGTCAGCCAACCATGAGTCGACCAATGATGGGTCAGTCAACCATGAGTCAACCAAATATGAGTCAGCCAACCATGGTTCAACCAATGATGGGTCAACCTAACATGAGTCAACCAAACATGAGTCAGCCAATGTACTCTGCTTCTCAGCAAGCTCAGCAAAATCAATTCACCGGTTTCTAATACTACCTATATATACTCTCTAATTTATATACATTACTCAGGAGAATATATATCATTATCCTCTATAACCAAGTATGGCGTATCGTCTAGCGCGTATATCCGTCGCTGATGGAAGTAAAAGAGATCGAATATCACGGTTCCGGCACTGCCCAATATGTACGGTAGTTCATCCACGAAAAAATGGCGTTTATCTGGAGCCAGAAGTAGCCGGGAAGATGTTACAATTGACAAGATGTATGCTATGTTTCCTATAAGTGCAAATGAAAAGAGCATAACTGATATGCCAGAAACAGACTTTCTCTTGTAGTTTTTGACAATCTGAGGGATTCTAGATGAGATGTAGACACAGGTGCAAGACCACGCTATAAAGTAGCCAATAAAATGAGAAGTCGCAATAGTTGTGGGAATCATCGCCTCTGCTTCGACCGGTATGGATATAGGAAAAGAACTTCCTAATGAGTCTCCGTTGTTTGGTAGGACTGCTGTTATCACAGTAGTAGCTATGGTTTTAGGATCTAATGTCGAATGATACATCGAAGAACTGGAAGGATCGGCCTCTAATACCTGCATCACTGAGGAATCCGTAAGAGAAAGCTTTTCATATTGTTTGTCTCTCTTGTGGTACCAGTAATATTGTAGGTTGAGAACGACATCATTCAAGAGGAAATAATAGCTGAGATATACTTGGAATGGTAGCTGATGAGTAAGCAGACAGCCAACTAAATTTAGGATATCACCAGAAAACCATAATAGAAGAAATTCTGGAGAAAGTCCCTCTGCAGATTTGTTACGGTAGTTCTCAATTTGCTGGGGAAGCAAGGCCACCACCCAAGAAGCAGTAGATATGACAGAAAAGGTGGACGAGATAATTTTAGCTTGCTCTATGGTAATCATCTATGTCATAATCTATAATAAAAGATTTACTAGGACAAGCGACAGATGTTGTTGATGCTTATGCttatgcttcttttcttgccAATTAAAGCTCTTTCGAACGCGGATACAAAGTCGCGATAAGAAGTTCGCGATAAGAGTATCTTCCGGATTGGGAAGAAATTGTTGTGTGGGATTCGGATAGATAGTTAGATAATCGGTAAATCAGGGTATGTGTAGTAAATGTAGTACCAACTGCTTTTCATGGCTACCCGGAATATGCCTATTCGTTCTTACTTAGCTGTATCTTACCCATGTCCAGTTCTGACCAGTTTGCTTGGTTCACTCGCTTTACTCAGTACTCCCTCCACTCACTCTATTCTGTCTTTTCCCTCTCTTCAGACTACAGTCTACTTGGTCTGCTTAGCATTGTAGCTATAGTAAACATCTTAATATCGCCCCTTGCTATCAGGAGCGCTATTGgtgttttctttatctGGTAACTTTTTTCCCCATTCAGCTCCACGCCTATCTCATCCTGCTGCTGCGCATACTTAATTTTTCCCTATACCCTCCATTTATTACTTGTGTTTTTCGTgtcatctttcttctactGTTACCCAAAGCATCTTATTACACTTCGCGTAGCACCTACGATTCCCGCCATTTTGCCTCTATCTCCGTGCCCCTTTTACTCAGCCTACCGAGAAATCGACCCCGTTGGCCATAGTATTAGGATACAACTCTATTGTGGATTATAGAAATCAAGGCTATAAGTCCTACAAATATTACCTTACTCTCATTTAAGGAATTTGAGGAACCCACGGAACCTCCTATCTGCGATCGTATCCGGTTCAGCCACAGCAGCGCCttatattttcttttgtCTTGAGGTGGCCGCCCCCCTTTATTCCCATTTCTGACTCATCATAATTTAATTTTCTTCTGGCTTGTTGTCGCTATTGCACTTGTTCTATCCTTTGTGTTCTTAGTTGTTCGTGTACCGATCCGATAACACTTTCGCTACTGCTTGCTCAGCATactcctcttcaacaccaGTGTGAAGCCTTCACCTCTATACGATAACGCGCGCGCTCACAGAAGGCAAATCACGGCTGTGCTCTCCCCACTGTTATCTACAAAAAAGTTCAATCTGTAGTATTTAGGAGTGATAAGAAAGTTATTAGCAAGAGAGTGACGATAATCTTTTATTCCTTTCATTTATTCAACAAATGACCGATCTTCCGTCTAACAAAGTTGTCGGTAACTTCAAAATCGGGCCCGAAATTGGTAGGGGATCTTTCGCCAATGTCTATAAGGGTTACGACCGAAGGACTAATCAACCTGTTGCTGTCAAAAGTGTCTTCAGAAACAGACTCAAAAACCAGAAACTTATTGATAATTTGGAAGTTGAGATATCAATTCTAAAAAACCTCAAGAACCCACATATTGTTGCCTTGCTGGAATGTGTACGAACAGATCAGTATTTCCATTTGTTCATGGAATATTGTTCTCTCGGTGACCTTTCATACTTCATTAAACAAAGAGACCAATTGGCCGAACGCCATCCTTTGGTTAGATCCATTCTCCAAAGATATCCGTCTCCTCCGAATAGTCATGGTATGAATGAAGTGTTGGTTATTAATTTCATCAAGCAGCTGGCTTCTGCTTTGAAATTTCTAAGATCCCAGAACTTGGTTCATCGAGATATCAAACCTCAGAATTTATTACTATGTCCTCCCACACACTCTAAAGAACAATTTGAGACAAAGGGATATGCAGGACTATGGGAGCTTCcaattttgaagattgCAGATTTCGGATTCGCCAGGTTTTTACCTTCAACGTCTATGGCTGAAACTCTATGTGGATCTCCTCTCTACATGGCACCCGAGATTTTAAGATACGAAAAGTACAATGCTAAAGCGGATTTGTGGTCAGTTGGAGCCGTCATATACGAGATGGCTGTAGGTAAGCCTCCCTTCCGGGCTGCTAATCATGTGGAGTTGttaaagaaaattgaaaacGCAAAAGATCAGATCTCTTTCCCCGCATCCGCCCAAGTTCCTCAAGAAATTATGCGTTTAATCTGCAGTTTGCTCAAAGCAGATCCGACAGAAAGAATGGGATTCGCTGAATTTTTTGACGATCCATTGGTTGTCTGTGAAGTTAAGCGTACCGATGAACCACTTACTTGTGCTCTAGACGATGAACACCTTTTCATCAGTGAGTATCTTCCTAAAAAAAGCGTtaccaaaaaaaatattatcACCACGGCGGTTCCAGAAACTATTAAGGAAGAGCCTGTAGCTACAACCAAGGTAGCTATACATCCTTCCTCGCCAACAGCAAAAGATGATATTATTAAAAGCATTATTACTAAGAGTAGTCCTCCACCCAAAAATATCAAGGCTGGGTTAAAGATGAATGGGAAAGCTGGCTTCTCCAATAGCAGACGGCAGGCCTCCGATAACGACGATGTGATTTACGAAAAAGATTatgttgttgttgaaaaaCGCACCGTTGAAGTGAATGCTCTGGCCGATGAATTAAACGAAGCAGGGTCGGGTGTTACTGCCATTTCTCCAAATGATGATAAGTATTTATCTTCTGCTCATCGatactcttcttccagcAGATCGTCCTCAAATGCTTCATCCCACAGAAAGCCCAGTTTCAGCGACAGAAAGACCCCATTATCAATAAGTCCCACAAATGCGCTCTCCAAGGCTTTGGGGTATACTTCCAGTAGACTATTCGGATCTGATCATCAAGCTGTCCCTCGCAGGCGATCATCACAGGAACCACAAAGCTCtgagcagcaacagcaaagGGCCGTTTCAGCAGCTAGgatatttgaagagaagatgttAAATCCATCAGGGGGTAGCTTGGGCAAGCAGCAGCAACCGCCTTTGCGTCCTATACATTCGACTGGGGGTAAGGTCGAAGATAGTGATGTTATATCTCGGTTAGAAGTGCTCGGAACTATGGCTCATGCAGTAAGTTTGTTCGCGGAGGTGAAATTTAGTCAGTTGATACCAATGCCTCCTTCAACGGGTTCATTAGATCGTGTTTCACCTAAATCTTCTGTGAATAATGTGGATATAGATCCTCTACCTCCTTTCATGGTGAAGTCAATCAGTGAGGAAGGTGTTGCTTTGTATGTGAAGACATTGTCCCTGCTAGCGCAAGCAATGTCTGTCGCATCAGAATGGTGGCATCAAAATGCTGTCAGACTGACTGCATCTCCTCGCTTGAATGAGTTGGTGCAATGGATCAGATTACGGTTTAATGAGTCTCTTGAGAAGGCTGAATTTCTTCGCTTGAAATTAGCATATGCCTCGGAGCGGATATCCGTGGATGATCCTCGTCAAAAAGATTCGGTTGTCGCAGAAAAGCTCATATTTGATCGTGCTTTGGAGATGTCAAGAAGTGCTGCaatgaatgaattgaagaatcaagATTTTTATGGCTGTGAATTGAGTTATGCCACTGCCATTTGGATGTTGGAGGCGCTTCTCAACAATAAGGAGAACTTAAGTTCTAGTAAATCGcttgagaagttggacTCCGAAGATCGCAAGACAGTGGAACTGTTTATTGATAGTATTGGCAACAGGTTGAAGGTGTTGAGGCAGAAGATTGAGCTACAAAACGCCAAAGGTTGAAGGTTGAGCGAAACTTTCTCTACTATTTTCATTATTTCCTATATTATTATCTCGCTTTCACGAAATCTTAAGCATTATCTTCAGCATCTGTTGCTGCCCCGGGTTCCTTTACTTTATCggtttttctttctattgTCTTAGTGGGTATCTATAGTTCTAGTAAATTTTATATCGAAATGAAATGGGAAAGTTACTCTCCATTTACTACTGTGCTACGCTGGTTGTCTTTAGCAACTTCCGCCTTCTCAGCTTCATCTGCAAGTAAAAATCGATGAGAACATGACCACGGTAAAGGGCTGAAGCTCTGAGCGGGTCTGCAAGTACAATGAAGCTTGTCATAAATATCAGGATCTTGTGGACAATCGACGTTTGGATTGTGGAAATAGCCAGTATTTGCAAAGTAGTGAATTCTATCGAAAGGTTCCATAAAGGACAATGCGAGAGTATGAACGGGAGCGTCGCCCCATCTCTCGTAAAAGAAATCCCCAGTCTTATCAAGATAACGGAAATAACTCTCATATTTCGCAGTTCTATAAAAGTCGAGATTTGCAATCTCAAAGTTTGTCCAGTAATGGCAAAGATTGTAGAACCGGGAGCCAAACGTATTATCATCAGAGTCGTGAGTGACGAATTTGAGACTGTTGGACTTACTGACATACTCAGGATGCTCAGTTTCAAAAAATTCTAAACTAGTGCTCCAAAGCTTACGAATGGTCTTTTTATCTTCTAGCAATGCCATTGCAAAACCATAAACGTAATCATTAGTTCTCATCATCTGGAAAGGGTCAAATGGAATATCGCACTCGAATCTGATATAGGGCTCGACCCTCCAATAGTATTGGTAATTGTCCATTATTGGCATCTTATAAAAGAATCCGGAGTTGAACCTGCACATCTGACGATACGACACCTTCCGCGCATATAGTACACCTTCGTTAGCTAAGAAGTCCATTGATTTCTCCATTTTGGCTTTGTCGATCCACGACGGTATCTCCCAATATTGTTCAGGAATACGGTAAAAGATTGCCCTGCCGCTTACAGCAGAGGATATGTTTGTTTTGAATTGTTCGGAAAAAGGTTGATCGTTCATAAATACCCAATCGTAGTTGTAGTCCTTGTTGAAGCGTGTCTCGACATAATTAATGGATGATAACATTCCATCAAGTTCCTCGTTGCGCACAAGACTGAATAGTGTAGCATTCTCTCTCTGGACTTCCTGTGGTTTGTCTTTATTGAAATATACGGCATCTTCGACCACAATTTTCGTCCTCGTTCTTAGTGCGAAACTGTCAATTGGTACTAGACGGAAGGCTCCAAGGATGGTAGCACTGACCAAAAGAGTAATCAATACTAATAGAGCTCTTCTACTACGCATCGGTGGGAGCTGTGTTTTGTAACGCATTCATAAGGTGATgataaaaaaagagaaaatggtGCATTAATAAGGCCTTTGGATTTTACAAAAAGAGGCTTTGAATGAGGCAGAGCAGTAAAATCCAGAAAGCCTAACAACCATTATGTCACAAGAAATTATTCGCTCATCCACGATTTTTGGAAACaaaatctttttttttcaacttgtttcttctttgagcCGAGGCACAATCATATTTCCTTTAAAGGAAATATGTAAATAAACTTCATTAGAAACAAGTTTGGTTTTTTTGTCCTCAGTGTAAGATgtgacaagaagaaaaggccTCGAAAACAGAGTCATGCCTGACACTGCTGAGATATCAGacagtttttttttcctctcACGACTTTATCTGTTCATTTCTCCAATCGTTTGACATGAAGCTTTCACGTCTCGTATGTTTATGGTCTCTGGTAAGTACGGAAGTGTTTGGCACTTCTGACATCCAGGACACAGTATACAACTATGAAAAAAGCATCGCATACATTCACATTCAAGATTCCAGCATCAGCAATGACACTATTATTCCGTTACCGTTCAATGCTAAATACACATCCGGTTCTTTGGTCAATAGTACCTTCTCCACCCCTGGTAACTCCTGCGAGCTTATATCTGCCAACAGCAGTTTATACTCTGTGTGTTCCAGTGACAGTTCGGATATAGAGTTATTTTTGCTCAATGCTACCTCTCAAAAATGGACCGAACTCCAACTTGGTGACTCCGTACCTCTCTTTGAAGGTTCATCTTACATGAATACATTTGATgatcctctttctttgtatATTTTTGGAGGCTACGACTCTGAcaatgaagagatctcaGACAGAATGCTTCGAGTTGATTTGGACAAACTCACTGTGAGTAATTTTAGTACTTCTGTGAAACCATCATCTTTCTACGGTGCTTCATCCTTAAAGATTAACTTCAATACGGAACTCTTAGTTGGCGGTAAAGTCAGCAGCGGCTGGATAGGAATGACGCAGTTGGCTTTATGGCAATATGGATCGTGGGCATTTAAATCTGTCAGtattccagaagatgatgtcATTAATGCCCGTGTCCAACCCCTACTTCTACCCGTTTTTGACAGTACACGTTATCAATTGGAGACTACTTCCTCCAACTTTTCTAGCTTCAGTGTGGATTCTGTCATGATGCTAGGAGGTCAGTTGATGGGTAATTCCAGTAACCCAGATTTTGTCTCTCTAAATATGTCCGATAATAGTTGGCAATGGACACCATTAGATACCGATGTCAGCCTTTCCAATTCTCGTGTCAACAGCAAGTATGACGATAACTTGTCATTGGATGAAATTCTAGGTGCGGCAACCCTATATGACACCCTTATTGTGATCGCCGATAATGCTGGAAAACCCGTCAATAGTTCGCAAACGGAGACAAATACCGTTTCCAAAAGGTCTCAATCTTACTACATTAAGCTATATGACACGTCTACCCTTGAGGCATTGAATACCGTTGATTACTCGTCGCTAGCCAGTACTgggaaaaagaaaagttccAAAGAGACTAGTAAGAGTGCTGTCATAGCATTATCTACTATCATTCCTATCCTAGTGATAATCATAGCTGCAGTCATTGGTTTCTTATTGTATAAGAGatataagaaaagaaaggaagaagaagccaatgaAAAGGAGATCAAGGACATCATGGAGTTTTACAAGTCATCCGGTAATCAGTTCAGCAGTTCGTATTCCTCGCTTGGTTCCGATATAACGGAAAAGGCAAGAGCTTCTGAAGAGAGTACACTAGATGGGGACGCTGAAGAGAATGATGTTGACAGTGACATAATTGAGATTAATAATTATGATGACAATGATAACTTGTCAATCACCTcatggagaagaaagaggaagttATATGAGAAACAGAGGAAGACAAGACTGCGAAGCGGTGGGGGTTCCTTAATGAGACATATCTCTATTATGTCTTCACAACTTGGTATGTCATTGAGAAGGTCCTTCTCATACCAATCTTCTGTTGCTACTGAACTCAGTACTGTTCCGGATTCTGGTTATCAAGATGACTTTTCTGACAACGGCTTGCCCGAAAGCCCAATCAGAAGGCCATCATCAACATATTCGCCAAGCTTGAAACATAATCAAAGCAATTCAGCGCTATATCTCATCCCtgaagattcttctgtATCACCATTGAGAAGTTCGCACCGTTTCAAGTCTCCAGTGTCTGGTACTCCTGAAGGATCCCCTGGTATTCTTCCTACTCAACAGTTGGAAGAGCATCGACAACAAAAAGAGCTTTCTTCAGTGGCACGCCAGCTACGGTTCAATGCTCCATCGAAGCAGGGTAGCAGGTCAATGAGTCGGTCCACAAGTAGACAAAGTAGGCCAACAAGTCGGTCTTCCAGTAGGCCTAGTTCTCCTTCTAA
The sequence above is a segment of the Brettanomyces nanus chromosome 4, complete sequence genome. Coding sequences within it:
- the ATG1 gene encoding Serine/threonine-protein kinase (BUSCO:EOG09340KQC); its protein translation is MTDLPSNKVVGNFKIGPEIGRGSFANVYKGYDRRTNQPVAVKSVFRNRLKNQKLIDNLEVEISILKNLKNPHIVALLECVRTDQYFHLFMEYCSLGDLSYFIKQRDQLAERHPLVRSILQRYPSPPNSHGMNEVLVINFIKQLASALKFLRSQNLVHRDIKPQNLLLCPPTHSKEQFETKGYAGLWELPILKIADFGFARFLPSTSMAETLCGSPLYMAPEILRYEKYNAKADLWSVGAVIYEMAVGKPPFRAANHVELLKKIENAKDQISFPASAQVPQEIMRLICSLLKADPTERMGFAEFFDDPLVVCEVKRTDEPLTCALDDEHLFISEYLPKKSVTKKNIITTAVPETIKEEPVATTKVAIHPSSPTAKDDIIKSIITKSSPPPKNIKAGLKMNGKAGFSNSRRQASDNDDVIYEKDYVVVEKRTVEVNALADELNEAGSGVTAISPNDDKYLSSAHRYSSSSRSSSNASSHRKPSFSDRKTPLSISPTNALSKALGYTSSRLFGSDHQAVPRRRSSQEPQSSEQQQQRAVSAARIFEEKMLNPSGGSLGKQQQPPLRPIHSTGGKVEDSDVISRLEVLGTMAHAVSLFAEVKFSQLIPMPPSTGSLDRVSPKSSVNNVDIDPLPPFMVKSISEEGVALYVKTLSLLAQAMSVASEWWHQNAVRLTASPRLNELVQWIRLRFNESLEKAEFLRLKLAYASERISVDDPRQKDSVVAEKLIFDRALEMSRSAAMNELKNQDFYGCELSYATAIWMLEALLNNKENLSSSKSLEKLDSEDRKTVELFIDSIGNRLKVLRQKIELQNAKG
- a CDS encoding uncharacterized protein (CAZy:GT15) — encoded protein: MRSRRALLVLITLLVSATILGAFRLVPIDSFALRTRTKIVVEDAVYFNKDKPQEVQRENATLFSLVRNEELDGMLSSINYVETRFNKDYNYDWVFMNDQPFSEQFKTNISSAVSGRAIFYRIPEQYWEIPSWIDKAKMEKSMDFLANEGVLYARKVSYRQMCRFNSGFFYKMPIMDNYQYYWRVEPYIRFECDIPFDPFQMMRTNDYVYGFAMALLEDKKTIRKLWSTSLEFFETEHPEYVSKSNSLKFVTHDSDDNTFGSRFYNLCHYWTNFEIANLDFYRTAKYESYFRYLDKTGDFFYERWGDAPVHTLALSFMEPFDRIHYFANTGYFHNPNVDCPQDPDIYDKLHCTCRPAQSFSPLPWSCSHRFLLADEAEKAEVAKDNQRSTVVNGE
- a CDS encoding uncharacterized protein (BUSCO:EOG09341TGO): MPSPILLHEDYISEPNYEAGDSESAHLSEPTIKRKTSRISIVAHGLIPVDLLTKASPTASINMDNVQDVAFSNRESSESMASRSANSSSLSASVTPHIRLHDEADGNEINTMSLDKSTDGPDSFLSNGSLSRVLSPLVNDTRSNYNMAAPSIFSEGIDSRDGSANVLDQSSLADLGFKIENTDTSSDEELFFSRRKHFFILSCAGKPIYSMHGSEDIITVYAGLIQTIISFFEYGSDGFSETLKSVVADGPQKGQQIRFLFLNKSPILLMACSTLGESDTQLNQQLDFLYNFLLATLSKPHIDKVFQRRENFDLRNVLGKTDIACLDAICNDLANFNNSGLILGGLECLRLHKTTRNKIDDILLKNKTESLLYGLLVAPGGRLVSVLRPKRHTLHTSDMQLLFSMIFNTNTFKSSVSGIDRTDDGISNGNSTENLTLSHNEDFWVPVCLPKFNPNGFLYAFIQFVELKDERLMKLHDLNLGILDEAEEQDVPTQLTIIMISASKETFFEMRKASNIIVQDLKLSRAVYRELYKSIVGTQGADGSTGLPSGRVSPIDIPAPLVKHFVFKSKRYTQYVYSRLQGNKEELKLEDNKQLKGQLMMIYAYLQSKRSSSVRIGGANIGLNDDAQEDSAIDFLRENYMDMIKWKAGTDFLTGILITTPAYEVFLINNGGIVNKKIIVDSCKRIIRWCRRNEGRLFIKSGAVF